In one Gossypium hirsutum isolate 1008001.06 chromosome D09, Gossypium_hirsutum_v2.1, whole genome shotgun sequence genomic region, the following are encoded:
- the LOC107892706 gene encoding uncharacterized protein yields the protein MPNLDTSETLVLPATEIGSQSYLAGDNTLSQAMLTVLERVVGPYSRSRGRGSVTEQLWSNGVELFRGVTRVALTVVEYWLDATERIMNNIDCTPEQKLNGAMRRISGGCQTRRGKYLDASYVDARRHEFMNLTQSDKSVVEYEAEFLRLTCYARGMVAYEYKKCVHFKDDFRDNLRAKIAKEVKCVERQNKDRERGKNNRDSKPSSSVQRPKKWVRPDGTEDDKEIVVIYERRDYLSNVISALVAEKLVQKGCEVYLAITVREFLDVFPEELPGLPLNREVKFGIELLTGTALRVKDGDVHKMTFRTHYGHYEFLVMPFGLTNAPTAFIDLMNQVFQSYMDQFIVVFIDDILVYFKTEDGHDKHLRVVLQILREKQL from the exons ATGCCAAACTTAGACACGAGTGAGACACTGGTTTTGCCTGCTACTGAGATTGGATCTCAAAGCTATTTGGCTGGGGATAACACACTATCCCAAGCCATGTTGACAGTGTTGGAGAGGGTCGTTGGACCCTATTCTAGATCTAGGGGCCGTGGGTCGGTAACTGAACAACTCTGGTCTAATGGAGTTGAGTTGTTTAGAggtgtcactagagtcgcccTTACTGTGGTCGAGTATTGGTTGGATGCCACTGAGAGGATTATGAACAATATAGACTGTACTCCTGAGCAGAAACTAAATGGTGCGATGAGGCGTATTAGTGGTGGTTGTCAGACAAGGAGG GGGAAATATCTGGACGCGAGCTATGTTGATGCTCGTAGGCATGAGTTTATGAATCTCACACAAAGTGATAAATCTGTggtcgagtatgaggctgagtttctgaggtTGACTTGCTATgctcgaggcatggtggcatATGAGTATAAGAAATGTGTCCATTTTAAGGATGACTTCAGGGATAATCTAAGG gcgaagatcgccAAGGAGGTTAAGTGCGTGGAGCGCCAGAATAAGGATCGTGAGAGAGGCAAGAATAACAGGGATTCAAAGCCCTCTAGTtctgttcagaggcctaagaaatggGTCAGACCTGATGG GACCGAGGATGATAAGGAGATAGTAGTGATTTATGAGCGTCGAGATTACTTGTCTAATGTGATCTCCGCTCTAGTTGCTGAGAAATTGGTTCAGAAAGGGTGTGAGGTGTATTTGGCTAT AACAGTGAGAGAATTTCTggatgtctttcctgaggagttacctgGTTTACCTCTGAATCGGGAAGTtaagtttggcattgagcttctAACGGGTACAGCT CTTAGAGTTAAGGATGGGGATGTTCATAAGATGACATTTAGAACTCATTATGggcactatgaattcttagttatgccctttggtttaacgaatgctccaACGGCATTCATAGATCTAATGAATCAAGTTTTTCAGTCGTATATGGATCAATTCATTGTGgtcttcatcgatgatattctggtttactTTAAGACTGaggatgggcatgataagcatcttagagtagtgcttcagatactcCGAGAGAAACAGCTCTAG